CGTCGACTACGTCAACCGTCCCACTCCGCGCGGGCAGCCGCTTGCTGCCGCGTCACGCAACCGGAAGCTCGTCGTGCTGTCCGGGTTTTTCGCGTTCCTCAAGGAGAAGGGCCATGCGTCCGCAGATCCGACGGCGGGCGTGCCGTGGAGCCGGCTCACCCGGTCGGAGCGGCCTGCATTGACCGGCGCCGAGATCGGGCGGTTGCTCCGAGCCACGGAACGGGCGCGAAGTCCCTGGGCGGCGGCGCGCGACGCCGCGCTCGTCTCGGTGCTGTTCCATGTCGGCCTGCGGCTCGCCGAGCTGGTGGCCCTCGACGTGGACCAGGTGGACCTGCGGGCCGGCCTGCTCTTGGGCGTCAAGCGCAAGGGTGGCAACTCCCAGCCGTTGCCGCTCAACGAGTCAGCGAGGAACGCGCTCTCGGCCTGGCTGGAAGTTCGTGGCGAGGCCACTTCGTCGGCGCTTCTGCTGTCGCAGACCCGCGGTCGGCTGTCGCGTCGAGCCGTCGAAGCGCGGGTCGCGACGCTCGGCCGCGTGGCCGGTTTCTCGTTCAACGTCTCGCCGCACATGCTTCGGCACGGGTTCGCGACGGAGATTCTCGCCGCCGGCGCGAACCTCGAAGAAGTCCGGCGACTGCTCGGGCACACCAGCATCCTGACGACCAGCCGGTATCTGCATCCCGACGGCAAGGCGCTGCGGGCGGCGGTCAACCGCCTGTCTCGACCAGCTCGACGACGGGGTGGCGATGGAACTGGAAAACCAGAAGGGGTCGAAGACCCTTGACCCCGACCATGCGCCCTCTATAGACGAGGACGCAAGCGACGCTGCCGGTCACGGTCACGCTCTTGTATTCTAAACATACGTTCAGTATACTGGTTCCTGACAGCGTGTCGCGACCCGCGCCGTTCAAGCCGCAGCATTCATTGGAGCACACATGAGAGTGCAATACGCACGCCTGATCCGTTCGTTGGCACTCATGACAATTGGCTGGCTACTCCTACTCTACACCCCTCCGAACTTACCACTCCCTCCGCTCGGCCCGCGCCTCACGTCCTCGCAGTACCTTCTCATCCACGCGATCGCCCTCTTCGCGATAATCCTGTCCCATCGATTGGATCTGCCGCGCCGGAAACGACCTTAGGTCGATCCGGCACTGGCCTACCCACCCGCTAAATGCGGGTGTTTCCATCTCCCCAGGAATCAAACGTTGCGAGTTCGCATCCGACCGCGCTGGCGCCGAATCGCGTTTGTGGCGATGACCAACAGAGCGGCGGACGCGCCATTGGCACCCACCAAGATCAACGCACTGACGGCGACATCGGCGAAAGACACGTGAGATTGCGGTGCGTGACCCCAGAGGGTCTTGAGCAGCATCCCGACTAGAAAGACGAACAGCCCGAGTTCCATCGCAACGAGCGTGGCCCGCACACTTAGGCGGGATGCGCCCTCGAATGCCAGTTTCGCTATGTGTTCAGCGACCAGGGAGCCGACGATCACGACCACAGCGAACGACATCCATTGCAAGACTTGTTCGAACACACGAAGTCTCCCGCAGCGCACATACAGTTTCACGCAACCCTACGCGAGTGGTCCCCTCTCCTTCACGATCACGAAAAGTACGAGGAGAGCTTCCAGGAGCAAGACAGCGCCCGCGACGAACAGCATTGCCCCGATGTCAGTCATCCTAAAAGTAACCGCAGCGAGCAGCATGGCGCCTACACACACCAGTGCAACAGACGCAGCGACGAACCCATCTCGGACTCGCGAGTCAACGCGCGCATCGTCAACCGATGGCAACACTGCGGTCACGGCTGCCGGATCGACAGTGTCAGCCCCAAACACGCGACTGAAGGTAGCACCGTCGGGTCCCACGCTCACGGAGAGAAGCAGGCGTTCCATGATCCCTTCCTCTGCGATCCCAGACTTGAGCATATCCCGGCTAATGATCCGTACTTCAGCGAGTCCCGCAGGGTCATCGTCCTTGACGTCTCGCATTCTCCTAGACCTCCCACTCCGGCAGCCGTGCGGAATTTAGGCGCCAGAGGCTGAGGAGCGCCGCAACCGTTGTCTGGAACGCCCGCCCGGAGTCCTTCTCCCGTCGCCACGCCTCGTTGTCGTTGAACTCCGACCACCGGTAGCGCGTCATGGCAGCGAGAATCACACTCCCGGGTATCGACTCACCCAGCGACTCGCCTGCCCGGAGCTTCTGCAGGGCGGCAATGGACGAGGACCCAGTTGAGTCAATACTACTCGCCGGCGCGATCACGCCTCGGAGGACCTTGCGGAGCATGGGGGCAGACTGATCACTCGCCCCAAGAGTCGTGAGAGCCGACGCCACACTCCTGCAACACGAGACGGCGACTTCGACTGCAGCAGGCACGAGATATGGAGATTCCAGGACATCGGCGACTACACGCCGACGAGACTGGACGAGTCTGTCAGCGAGTCTCCGCCACACGTACCCAAAGTACTCCGCGCCATCCGTGCAACGTCTCTCGATCCACCGGCCGAGTATCAGCACGGGTGGACGCGCGATCATCTCCATTGCTTCGAGGAACTCGGCAGCCCCCCAAGAGAGCAACTCGCGCGGCGAGTATTGCTCAACGAGTCCAGTAACCATTCCCATGGCGGCGAAGCGCGCGCAACTCGTTGCCACGGCCGCTCCGAAACGCGCTGAGTCCTGGTACTGCGAGGCGACTACCCCGAACAGCCCCTTAAGATAGCGGTCGGCATCGAGCTCAAAGCCGATACCGAACGCAAACAGGTCTGGCAAGAACTCAACCACCTCCGGGTTGAGCAGCCGCCCGGCGCCTTCGGATGTCCGCGCAACCCGCTCAGCGAAGACATGTCGAGCAGCGAAGTGCCCGGCTTCGTGCGCGATGGGCCACCATCGGTAGACATCGAACATCGATGTCGTCGTCAGATCAATTACACCGAGGCGGTGCGAATACGGGACTCTTGGATCGAACCCAAATGTAACGAGGCCGCCCGTGCGAAGTTCTGCTCCTCGGCAAGCACAAGGAAGTCAACACCTGGACCGATTGGGACCGCTGGCTTTGTGGACACCGCTTCTCCGCGTTTGGGATCGCCAGTCTACGTACAGTAAGTCAAGTAGGTTAGAGTTTATAGCCGAAGCGGAGCAGTCTCGCAAGAAAAGCTCTTGCCACGGAGACATGTCCTTAGCTAGAACGAAAGCGCCCGGCCGGACAGAAGTCCGACCGGGCTAGAGAGCGTCGCGACGACGCGGTGTTCGGGCAGGCACCCGAATCCCCGCCTGCGCGGCGTAGACGGCGCGGTAATGCTGTCGCGCCGCCGCCTTCCACCCGCCCACGGTGCAACACACCGGAGGAGAGCGACATGCAGGCCGCGACGCATCCCTTGTAGCCTATTGAGGCCACAGACCGCAACGTCTGTCAAGCACACGTAACTCTTCAACTTTCCCGGCTCCCCAAGCTGGTGCGGGAATCTCTGTCCCGTGCCGGCTCCCGGTGAGTCCTTGTCCAGGCGGCCCGGCAACCGTCGGGCGACCTTGAGGAACCCCCATGTCCGCTCTGTATCGGCCTGCCCCGACCTCCACTTCTCCGCTCCCCACCCTCGCCCTCGACCTGGTCTGCCGCGACCTCGTGCTCCGGCTTCAGCCCCCGATTCGCATCAAGGTCATCGCCGCACTCGCGGCCGGCG
This genomic stretch from Candidatus Uhrbacteria bacterium harbors:
- a CDS encoding tyrosine-type recombinase/integrase, producing MRTRVADPPPVGGVDYVNRPTPRGQPLAAASRNRKLVVLSGFFAFLKEKGHASADPTAGVPWSRLTRSERPALTGAEIGRLLRATERARSPWAAARDAALVSVLFHVGLRLAELVALDVDQVDLRAGLLLGVKRKGGNSQPLPLNESARNALSAWLEVRGEATSSALLLSQTRGRLSRRAVEARVATLGRVAGFSFNVSPHMLRHGFATEILAAGANLEEVRRLLGHTSILTTSRYLHPDGKALRAAVNRLSRPARRRGGDGTGKPEGVEDP